The Nitratidesulfovibrio sp. SRB-5 genome includes a window with the following:
- a CDS encoding 4Fe-4S dicluster domain-containing protein, which yields MGKLFFIDLTRCTGCRGCQIACKQWKNLPAEETRNTGSHQNPPDLSYVTLKTVRFEEGVFDKKMDWLFFPEQCRHCVEPPCKGQADVDMEGAVLKDEATGAVIFTELTAKVDGDMVRSACPYDIPRKDEATGLLSKCDMCNDRVQNGLLPACVKTCPTGCMNFGDEQDMLDMAKKRLETVKKKYPNAVLGDPDDVRVVYLFQRDPKSYFKHAVAELESGPLTRKQLFARLFRARA from the coding sequence ATGGGAAAGCTGTTCTTCATCGACCTTACCCGCTGCACCGGCTGCCGCGGCTGCCAGATAGCCTGCAAGCAGTGGAAGAACCTGCCCGCCGAGGAAACCCGCAACACCGGTTCGCACCAGAATCCGCCGGACCTCTCGTACGTCACCCTGAAGACGGTGCGCTTCGAGGAAGGCGTGTTCGACAAGAAGATGGACTGGCTGTTCTTTCCGGAACAGTGCCGCCACTGCGTCGAGCCGCCCTGCAAGGGGCAGGCGGACGTGGACATGGAAGGCGCCGTGCTGAAGGACGAGGCCACCGGGGCCGTCATCTTCACCGAACTCACCGCCAAGGTGGATGGTGACATGGTGCGTTCCGCCTGCCCGTACGACATCCCGCGCAAGGACGAGGCCACCGGCCTGCTGTCCAAGTGCGACATGTGCAACGACCGCGTGCAGAACGGCCTGCTGCCCGCCTGCGTGAAGACCTGCCCCACCGGGTGCATGAACTTCGGCGACGAGCAGGACATGCTGGATATGGCGAAAAAGCGCCTGGAGACCGTGAAGAAGAAGTACCCCAACGCCGTCCTGGGCGACCCCGACGACGTGCGCGTGGTGTACCTGTTCCAGCGTGACCCCAAGAGCTACTTCAAGCACGCGGTGGCGGAACTGGAATCCGGCCCGCTTACCCGCAAGCAGCTGTTCGCGCGGCTGTTCCGGGCGCGCGCGTAG
- a CDS encoding TlpA family protein disulfide reductase, translating into MASVFSRRGLWMDGMCGVLPHGGARRRAVPAMGPATRFGRLHCGVLLVACLLAFVAASVTMARAGQSAVPLEQPGAVAHDAATPWPAGARFPDIVLGPPAPDSGWTGSPDVAMPERAPGDREGLPARLSDLRGQVFIVNLYSWFCAPCQEEAPALRALHARIASAGQGASGSRGELAGRVRLVGIAAGDDWNLVQAFRQRHGLAFPLFADPELALHGQLGNLPVPFTWVLRREADGFRVLFTHAGALSGTPADFLDRVLAAAGPLS; encoded by the coding sequence ATGGCATCGGTTTTTTCGCGCAGGGGGCTGTGGATGGACGGAATGTGCGGCGTGCTCCCGCACGGGGGGGCAAGACGGCGCGCCGTGCCCGCCATGGGACCGGCAACGCGGTTCGGTCGGCTGCATTGCGGCGTGCTGCTGGTTGCGTGCCTGCTGGCGTTTGTCGCGGCTTCGGTCACCATGGCCCGGGCGGGGCAATCTGCCGTGCCGCTGGAGCAGCCCGGTGCGGTTGCGCATGATGCCGCAACCCCCTGGCCCGCGGGCGCGCGCTTTCCGGACATCGTCCTTGGCCCCCCTGCGCCCGATTCCGGCTGGACGGGCAGCCCGGACGTGGCCATGCCCGAGCGTGCGCCCGGTGACCGCGAAGGGCTGCCCGCCCGCCTTTCCGATCTGCGCGGCCAGGTGTTCATCGTGAACCTGTACAGCTGGTTCTGCGCCCCCTGCCAGGAAGAAGCCCCGGCCCTGCGCGCCCTGCACGCGCGGATCGCGTCCGCCGGCCAGGGTGCATCGGGCAGCCGCGGCGAACTGGCCGGGCGGGTGCGGCTGGTGGGCATTGCCGCCGGTGACGACTGGAACCTGGTGCAGGCCTTCCGCCAGCGGCACGGGCTGGCCTTTCCCCTGTTCGCAGACCCGGAACTGGCGCTGCACGGCCAGCTGGGCAACCTGCCGGTGCCGTTCACCTGGGTGCTGCGGCGCGAGGCGGACGGGTTCCGGGTGCTGTTCACCCATGCCGGGGCGCTTTCCGGCACCCCGGCGGACTTCCTGGACCGCGTGCTGGCGGCGGCGGGGCCGCTTTCGTGA
- a CDS encoding transposase has protein sequence MESLPEEPQLAPEGQHPVPDEPCLASEEAALAHLLEHCWPGGRSFCPRCGGGRLYELSAGRWRCAGCKYTFHPFSGRWINNGNLTPLTWLRLLHMYAGEATVHTLAAELGLSYNAAYKAVTTARFAILAHAPDARQLLGPETGLGGYLKGKKLTGEPRGGGGQVPIPVFGILERNGWVFIDLVSGLSAETVFHFNHNFHLRIERSGNLVHTAPYRHYDALVLCGDDSLPYEYIRRRADGQAEPKSEFWKFAGGRLRAFKGVSPQRFPLYLKELEFRFNHRRENLFATLVRYLCDMVPDVPELDESRP, from the coding sequence ATGGAATCGTTGCCCGAAGAGCCGCAGCTTGCCCCGGAAGGACAGCATCCTGTTCCGGACGAGCCGTGCCTTGCCTCGGAAGAGGCGGCCCTTGCCCACCTGCTGGAACACTGCTGGCCGGGCGGGCGCAGTTTTTGCCCCCGCTGCGGCGGCGGGCGGCTGTACGAACTGTCCGCCGGGCGCTGGCGCTGCGCGGGCTGCAAGTATACCTTCCATCCCTTTTCCGGTCGCTGGATCAACAACGGCAACCTCACGCCGTTGACCTGGCTGCGCCTGCTGCACATGTACGCGGGCGAGGCCACCGTGCACACCCTGGCCGCCGAACTGGGCCTTTCGTACAACGCCGCCTACAAGGCCGTGACCACGGCGCGCTTCGCCATCCTGGCCCACGCGCCCGATGCCCGCCAGTTGCTGGGGCCGGAAACCGGCCTTGGCGGCTACCTGAAGGGCAAAAAGCTGACCGGAGAACCCCGGGGCGGGGGAGGGCAGGTGCCCATTCCCGTGTTCGGCATCCTGGAACGCAACGGGTGGGTGTTCATCGACCTTGTCTCCGGCCTGTCCGCCGAGACGGTGTTCCACTTCAACCACAATTTCCACCTGCGCATCGAACGGTCGGGCAATCTGGTGCACACCGCGCCCTATCGCCACTACGACGCGCTGGTGCTGTGCGGCGACGATTCGCTGCCCTACGAGTACATCCGGCGGCGGGCCGACGGGCAGGCGGAACCGAAAAGCGAGTTCTGGAAGTTCGCCGGGGGGCGGCTGCGCGCCTTCAAGGGCGTGTCGCCCCAGCGCTTTCCGCTGTATCTCAAGGAACTGGAATTCCGCTTCAACCACCGGCGAGAGAACCTGTTCGCCACGCTGGTGCGCTACCTGTGCGACATGGTGCCCGACGTGCCGGAACTGGATGAATCCCGCCCGTAG
- the fdnG gene encoding formate dehydrogenase-N subunit alpha, giving the protein MTVNRRQFLKLSAGATLASAFGGLGISLAPSVARAELQKLQWAKQTTSVCCYCAVGCGLIVHTAKNGEGRAVNVEGDPDHPINEGSLCPKGASIFQLGENDARSPKPLYRAPNSGEWKEVEWDWALTEIAKRVKKTRDESFQLANAAGEKVNRTEAIASFGSAAMDNEECWAYQVILRSLGLVFIEHQARIUHSPTVPALAESFGRGAMTNHWNDLANSDCVLIMGSNAAENHPISFKWVLRAQDKGATLIHVDPRFTRTSAKCDIYAPIRSGADIPFLGGLIKYILENKLYFEEYVREYTNASVIVGEKFSFKDGLFSGYDADKRKYDKSQWAFELDENGVPRRDPSLKHPRCVINLLKKHYERYTVDKVADITGTPKDLILKVYKAYAATGKPDKAGTIMYAMGWTQHSVGVQNIRAMCMIQLLLGNIGVAGGGVNALRGESNVQGSTDQGLLAHIWPAYNPAPNSKQTTLDAYNAATPQSKDPMSVNWWQNRPKYMASYLKALYPDLAPADAYDIMPRLDASKPATYYFWLNIFDKMDKGDVKGCFAWGMNPACGGANANKNRRALGKLDWLVNVNIFENETSSFWKGPGMKPEEIGTEVFFLPCAVSIEKEGSVANSGRWMQWRYRGPKPWGQTKPDGDIMLEMMHKIRDLYAKEGGVHADPILKLNIKDWEEHNEFSPAKTAKLMNGYFLKDTEVGGKQFKAGQQVPSFAFLTADGSTCSGNWLHAGSFTDAGNMMARRDTAQTPEQARIGLFPNWSFCWPVNRRIIYNRASVDKTGKPWNPSKAVIEWKDGKWVGDVVDGGGDPGTKHPFIMQTHGFGALYGPGREEGPFPEHYEPLECPVSKNPFSKQLHNPVAFKIEGEKAAVCDPKFPFIGTTYRVTEHWQTGLMTRRCAWLVEAEPEIFAEVSKELAKLRGIKNGDRVKVSSLRGSLEAVAIVTERIKPYKVMGAEIHMVGLPWHYGWMVPRNGGDTANLLTPSAGDPNTGIPETKAFMVDIRKVGGK; this is encoded by the coding sequence ATGACTGTCAATCGCAGGCAATTTCTCAAGCTGAGCGCGGGCGCCACCCTGGCAAGCGCGTTCGGCGGGCTGGGGATCAGCCTCGCGCCCTCGGTGGCGCGGGCCGAACTCCAGAAGCTTCAGTGGGCAAAGCAGACCACCTCGGTTTGCTGCTACTGCGCGGTGGGCTGCGGGCTCATCGTCCATACCGCCAAGAATGGCGAGGGCCGCGCCGTCAACGTGGAAGGCGACCCGGACCATCCGATCAACGAAGGTTCGCTGTGCCCCAAGGGCGCGTCCATCTTCCAGCTGGGCGAAAATGACGCCCGCTCGCCCAAGCCCCTGTACCGCGCGCCCAACAGCGGCGAGTGGAAGGAAGTGGAATGGGACTGGGCGCTGACCGAAATCGCCAAGCGCGTTAAGAAGACCCGCGACGAATCCTTCCAGCTGGCCAATGCCGCCGGTGAAAAGGTGAACCGGACGGAAGCCATCGCCTCCTTCGGCTCCGCCGCCATGGACAACGAGGAATGCTGGGCCTACCAGGTCATCCTCAGAAGCCTCGGCCTGGTGTTCATCGAACACCAGGCGCGGATCTGACACAGCCCCACTGTACCGGCTCTGGCAGAGTCGTTCGGTCGCGGTGCTATGACGAATCACTGGAACGATCTTGCGAACAGTGATTGTGTGTTGATCATGGGCAGCAACGCTGCCGAAAACCACCCCATTTCCTTCAAGTGGGTGCTGCGCGCGCAGGACAAGGGCGCCACGCTTATCCACGTGGACCCGCGCTTCACGCGCACTTCCGCCAAGTGTGACATCTACGCCCCCATCCGGTCGGGCGCGGACATCCCCTTCCTTGGCGGCCTCATCAAGTACATCCTCGAGAACAAGCTGTATTTCGAGGAGTACGTGCGCGAGTACACCAACGCCTCGGTCATCGTGGGCGAAAAGTTCTCGTTCAAGGACGGTCTGTTCAGCGGCTACGACGCGGACAAGCGCAAGTACGACAAGTCGCAGTGGGCCTTCGAACTTGACGAGAACGGCGTGCCCAGGCGCGACCCGTCGCTGAAGCACCCCCGGTGCGTCATCAACCTGCTGAAGAAGCACTACGAACGCTACACCGTGGACAAGGTGGCCGACATCACCGGCACGCCCAAGGACCTGATCCTGAAGGTCTACAAGGCCTACGCGGCCACGGGCAAGCCGGACAAGGCGGGCACCATCATGTACGCCATGGGCTGGACGCAGCACTCCGTGGGCGTGCAGAACATCCGCGCCATGTGCATGATCCAGCTTCTGCTGGGCAACATCGGCGTGGCGGGCGGCGGCGTCAACGCGCTGCGCGGCGAATCCAACGTGCAGGGCTCCACCGACCAGGGCCTCCTGGCCCACATCTGGCCCGCCTACAACCCCGCGCCCAACAGCAAGCAGACCACGCTCGACGCCTACAATGCGGCCACCCCGCAGTCCAAGGATCCCATGAGCGTGAACTGGTGGCAGAACCGGCCCAAGTACATGGCCAGCTACCTGAAGGCGCTGTACCCCGACCTTGCCCCGGCGGACGCCTACGACATCATGCCCCGGCTTGATGCGTCCAAGCCCGCCACCTACTACTTCTGGCTGAACATCTTCGACAAGATGGACAAGGGCGACGTGAAGGGCTGCTTCGCGTGGGGCATGAACCCCGCCTGCGGCGGCGCCAACGCCAACAAGAACCGGCGTGCCCTGGGCAAGCTGGACTGGCTGGTGAACGTCAACATCTTCGAGAACGAAACCTCTTCGTTCTGGAAGGGCCCGGGCATGAAGCCGGAGGAAATCGGCACGGAAGTGTTCTTCCTGCCGTGCGCCGTGTCCATCGAAAAGGAAGGCTCGGTCGCCAACTCCGGCCGCTGGATGCAGTGGCGCTATCGCGGGCCGAAGCCATGGGGCCAGACCAAGCCCGACGGCGACATCATGCTGGAAATGATGCACAAGATCCGCGACCTGTACGCCAAGGAAGGTGGCGTGCACGCCGACCCCATCCTGAAGCTGAACATCAAGGACTGGGAAGAACACAACGAGTTCTCCCCGGCCAAGACCGCCAAGCTGATGAACGGCTACTTCCTGAAGGACACGGAAGTGGGCGGCAAGCAATTCAAGGCCGGGCAGCAGGTGCCCTCGTTCGCCTTCCTGACGGCGGACGGCTCCACCTGTTCCGGCAACTGGCTGCATGCCGGGTCGTTCACCGATGCGGGCAACATGATGGCCCGCCGCGACACCGCGCAGACGCCGGAACAGGCGCGCATCGGCCTGTTCCCCAACTGGTCGTTCTGCTGGCCGGTGAACCGGCGCATCATCTACAACCGCGCTTCCGTGGACAAGACCGGCAAGCCGTGGAACCCGTCCAAGGCCGTCATCGAATGGAAGGACGGCAAGTGGGTGGGCGACGTGGTTGACGGCGGCGGCGACCCCGGCACCAAGCACCCGTTCATCATGCAGACGCACGGTTTCGGCGCGCTGTACGGCCCCGGGCGCGAGGAAGGCCCCTTCCCCGAGCACTACGAACCGCTGGAGTGCCCGGTTTCCAAGAACCCGTTCTCGAAGCAGCTGCACAACCCGGTGGCCTTCAAGATCGAGGGCGAAAAGGCGGCGGTGTGCGATCCGAAGTTCCCCTTCATCGGCACCACCTACCGCGTCACCGAACACTGGCAGACCGGCCTGATGACCCGCCGTTGCGCCTGGCTGGTGGAAGCGGAGCCCGAGATCTTCGCAGAAGTCAGCAAGGAACTGGCCAAGCTGCGCGGCATCAAGAACGGCGACCGGGTCAAGGTCTCCAGCCTGCGTGGCTCGCTGGAGGCGGTGGCCATCGTCACCGAGCGCATCAAGCCCTACAAGGTCATGGGTGCGGAAATCCACATGGTGGGCCTGCCCTGGCATTACGGCTGGATGGTGCCCCGGAACGGCGGCGATACGGCCAACCTGCTCACGCCGTCTGCGGGCGACCCGAACACCGGCATCCCCGAGACCAAGGCGTTCATGGTCGATATCCGCAAGGTGGGAGGTAAGTAG